The following proteins come from a genomic window of Deltaproteobacteria bacterium:
- a CDS encoding sterol desaturase family protein, whose protein sequence is MDVLLPEPHTPGLHALALDRFLFGTAYSTTVRCMRSSDPAPTALDRHLRRVFGDNDPTGFGSGWVAGVGSLLGGALGFFAVLCFHFPQILTAPLLRSRYPVALLRGALQTVLIASVLLGLFNVARRRRKVLGLTGIFLAVAAMALGGAGVPLPDSVDTKFGLGLEWFAINLLVLALVFVPLERALPQCREQRVFRPEWTTDGAHFLISHLLVQAFSWAALFPSRLVRDTLIPARDFALLGSLPLPVQFLAVLALADLTQYWIHRCFHRLPFLWRLHAVHHSSMAMDWLAGSRMHPLDALATRAGVMTVVVLAGASPSAVALYLAFVSFHAVFIHANFGAGLEWLDPCLVTPRYHHFHHATEAEAIDKNFAVHLPVLDRLFGTQFLPETRWPRAYGVSDGPVARTYLAQILDPLRR, encoded by the coding sequence ATGGATGTTCTTCTTCCCGAACCGCACACACCGGGTCTCCATGCGCTGGCGCTTGACCGTTTTCTTTTCGGGACGGCCTATTCGACTACAGTTCGATGCATGCGGTCGTCGGACCCCGCGCCCACTGCGCTCGACCGCCATCTCCGTCGGGTCTTCGGCGACAACGACCCCACCGGATTCGGATCCGGTTGGGTCGCCGGGGTCGGTTCATTGCTCGGCGGCGCGCTCGGATTCTTTGCTGTGCTCTGCTTCCACTTCCCACAGATCCTCACCGCGCCCCTCCTGCGATCGCGCTACCCGGTCGCGCTCCTGCGCGGAGCACTGCAGACGGTCTTGATCGCGTCGGTGTTGCTGGGACTGTTCAACGTCGCCCGCCGCCGTCGCAAGGTCCTGGGGCTGACGGGCATCTTCCTGGCAGTCGCGGCGATGGCGCTGGGCGGCGCCGGCGTGCCGCTGCCCGATTCGGTGGACACGAAGTTCGGCCTGGGCCTCGAGTGGTTTGCGATCAACCTGCTCGTGCTTGCGCTCGTGTTCGTGCCGCTCGAGCGAGCGCTTCCCCAATGCCGCGAACAGCGGGTCTTCCGGCCGGAGTGGACCACGGACGGCGCTCATTTCCTGATCAGCCATCTGCTCGTGCAAGCGTTCAGCTGGGCGGCGCTGTTTCCCTCCCGGTTGGTCCGGGACACGCTGATCCCGGCGAGAGATTTCGCGCTGCTCGGATCGCTGCCGCTGCCGGTCCAATTTCTCGCGGTGCTGGCGCTGGCCGATCTCACCCAATACTGGATCCACCGCTGCTTTCATCGGCTCCCGTTCCTCTGGCGCCTCCACGCCGTCCATCATTCGAGCATGGCGATGGACTGGCTGGCGGGCTCGCGCATGCACCCGCTCGACGCGCTGGCGACCCGCGCGGGCGTGATGACGGTCGTGGTCCTGGCCGGCGCGTCGCCCTCGGCGGTGGCGCTCTACCTGGCCTTCGTCTCCTTCCATGCGGTCTTCATCCACGCGAACTTCGGCGCCGGTCTCGAGTGGCTCGACCCCTGTCTGGTGACGCCCCGCTACCACCATTTCCACCACGCGACGGAGGCCGAGGCGATCGACAAGAACTTCGCGGTCCACCTTCCGGTGCTCGACCGCCTGTTCGGGACGCAGTTCCTGCCCGAGACTCGCTGGCCACGAGCCTACGGCGTGTCCGACGGCCCCGTGGCCAGGACGTACCTCGCGCAGATTCTCGACCCGCTTCGCAGGTAG